From one Methylomonas paludis genomic stretch:
- a CDS encoding tetratricopeptide repeat protein, which translates to MLIRLVSLITLSALLAACNQKAATELSPQSVLASCQKALAAKDNNTAANDCLFAQLWLAHVQPESSSHAESLTALGDYLLNSNVKAAGENYQKALVIQEKLVQDPAQLTQLELKLAKTYSLSGQWPAAELALKKVLRQLDAGKDKDTLEIADVLNRLGVVELQQKLLADAEQALRRSLTIREAHMNASDAGLGETYNNLGYMYEAMGRTVDADGFYRKAIANQESAAEPRYQALYDALTNLAALLQKQGKLQESEPVWKKLLTVAETGFGKDSVQYATALNNLGLLGLAARNYPAAEKFLQEASTICEKKLGINNLLTAEVANNLAVALANQDKHSQAEAPMRQSAATTQALLGANSSLAQQRWSSLINLENSLGVRSVAAGQKQPVPASNSKGGRK; encoded by the coding sequence ATGTTAATTCGCTTGGTATCCTTAATTACTTTATCCGCCTTACTGGCGGCTTGTAATCAGAAAGCCGCCACTGAGCTGAGCCCGCAATCAGTGTTGGCGTCCTGCCAAAAAGCCTTGGCGGCCAAGGATAATAATACCGCAGCCAACGATTGTTTATTTGCCCAACTCTGGCTGGCCCACGTCCAGCCCGAATCCAGCAGTCACGCCGAATCACTGACTGCGCTGGGCGATTATCTACTCAATAGCAATGTTAAAGCGGCCGGCGAAAATTATCAAAAAGCCCTGGTCATCCAGGAAAAATTGGTGCAGGATCCGGCCCAGCTTACCCAGCTGGAACTTAAACTGGCCAAGACCTACTCTCTGAGCGGGCAATGGCCGGCGGCGGAGCTGGCTTTAAAAAAAGTATTACGTCAGCTTGATGCCGGCAAAGACAAAGATACCCTGGAAATCGCCGATGTGTTAAACCGCCTGGGGGTGGTGGAATTACAGCAAAAGCTGCTGGCAGATGCCGAACAAGCGCTGCGCCGCTCTTTGACCATCCGCGAAGCCCATATGAATGCCAGCGACGCCGGATTGGGTGAAACTTATAATAATCTCGGTTATATGTATGAGGCCATGGGCAGAACCGTCGACGCAGACGGTTTTTACCGTAAGGCTATCGCCAATCAGGAGTCTGCTGCTGAACCCAGATATCAAGCCCTTTACGATGCTTTGACCAATCTGGCGGCATTATTGCAAAAACAGGGCAAGCTGCAGGAGTCCGAACCGGTTTGGAAAAAATTATTAACAGTCGCCGAAACCGGGTTCGGTAAAGACAGTGTCCAGTATGCCACTGCTCTCAATAATCTGGGCTTGCTGGGCTTGGCGGCGCGTAATTATCCGGCGGCGGAAAAATTTCTGCAGGAAGCCTCAACCATCTGTGAAAAAAAATTGGGTATCAATAATTTATTAACGGCCGAAGTGGCCAATAATCTGGCGGTAGCCCTGGCAAATCAGGATAAACACAGCCAGGCTGAAGCACCGATGCGGCAGTCTGCCGCCACCACCCAGGCCTTACTGGGTGCAAACAGCAGCTTGGCCCAACAGCGTTGGTCCAGCCTGATTAATCTGGAAAACAGCCTGGGAGTCCGGTCAGTTGCCGCAGGACAAAAACAGCCGGTGCCGGCAAGCAACAGCAAAGGTGGCAGAAAA